CCTCGAGCGATGCCCCCGCGCTTGATTGCGCGTACAAGCTACAAGTCTACGATGGGATTCCGCGCCGCAAGCTCTCTCCCGGAAAGGCGAGCTGGCCGGGAGCAAAGCAAGTCTGGCGCTCGTTCGACGATCGCGGCACGATGTTGGGCGATCGCATCGCGCTCGCCGGCGACGCGCGCGAGGGCGTACCGCTGCTGGCGCCGGTCATGCGCGCGGGCAAGCGCGTCCATCCGCAGCCTTCGTTGGCGGCGATCCGCAAGAACGCACGTGCAAATCTCGCGCAATTACCGCGGCCGCTGGCCTCCTTGGAACACGCGCGCTATCGCGTCGAGATCGACGAGGCCCTACAAGAACTCGCGGCCGCGACCGATCGTCGCATCGCCGAATAAAGAGCGTCTTCGGGTCGATCATGACGGCGTCACCATCACCGGAACTTTGGAGCGGCGCACGACGCCTTCGGCGACGCTGCCGATGAAGAGGTGCGCAAGCCCCTTGCGGCCATGGGTACCCATGCAGATCAGCCCTACCTTGTTTTCATCGGCGAGGCGCAGGATCTCATCGCACGCATCGCCTTCGCCGGCTGCGGTCGTAACGTTGAGGCCGCCGGATTCGCAGGTCGATTTCTGCTTGTTCAACAGGTCGGCACCGGAATCGCGCATCATCTGGATCGCGTCGATCGGATAAGGCGTCTCATAGCCGGCGACCGCGACGAGTTTCGAAACGTCGACCACGTTGACCAAGAGCAGTTTGGCGCCGTCCTCTTTGGCGAGACGACAGGCCAGTTCGACGGCCGATTTCGCTGCGTCCGACTCGTCGACCGCGACGAGAATCGTATTGAACATGTGGTCTCCTCTCCTACCACGTCCTCAGGCCGGGAGCAAGAGGAACGTGACTGTGAAACAGTTCGATGAATGGTCCGGTGTACGCGAGTACCGCCAGCACGAGCGCGACGGCGCTCCAGCGGAAGAGATGCTGCAATATCGCCGGTGTCGGAGCGCCGGCTTCGGCCGGTGCGAAATCGGCGAGCGTGTCATGGGTCTTCTCGTTTTTGAACAGCGTGCCGATCGCGACGGTGGCGAAGAAGCAGATGCTGATGAACAGTATGCCGCCGCCCGCCGCTGCAAGGAGCATCGCCGGCTCCCATGGCGCCGCTGCGGCGGCGCCCGCGTAGTCGACCGAGGCCGTGCGGCGCGGCGCGCCGAGCAATCCGGCGTAGTGCATCGAGAGCGACATGATCAGCATTCCGATGAACCACAGGCGCGCTTGCCAGAGCGCGATGCTGCGGCCCCACAGTTCGCGTCCGGTCAACCGCGGGATCAGCCAATAGGTCGCGCCGATGAACGTCAGTGCCACCGGTCCGCCGACCGTCGCATGGAAGTGGCCGACGATCCAAATCGTATTGTGCACCAACGTATCCATG
The DNA window shown above is from Candidatus Baltobacteraceae bacterium and carries:
- a CDS encoding universal stress protein; amino-acid sequence: MFNTILVAVDESDAAKSAVELACRLAKEDGAKLLLVNVVDVSKLVAVAGYETPYPIDAIQMMRDSGADLLNKQKSTCESGGLNVTTAAGEGDACDEILRLADENKVGLICMGTHGRKGLAHLFIGSVAEGVVRRSKVPVMVTPS